Proteins encoded by one window of Sediminicoccus rosea:
- a CDS encoding 2Fe-2S iron-sulfur cluster-binding protein, which translates to MIQLTINGETREVTAPARTHLADVLREHCGLTGTHLGCEQGVCGACTVMVDGVPTRSCLLYAHEAAGMEVTTIEGLDEDPVAMALRAAFSRHHALQCGYCTPGMMVTARDIVTRLGAVDEDRIRDELAGNLCRCTGYRGIVRAIAEVAATRPAAPPLPKREVPLTPPPAPLATPAPVAGIDLPNRLTHGETLALAPDAAWAILSDPARIAACVPGMTLLRHEGEAVEGEFSVILGPFSARFAGFGTLTLDAVTRTGRLCGQGRDGANGAEGEVEWRLTPNGAGTTLDVELGWRLTGPLAQFSRPALLRGVVAAMAGDFARNVERAARGEAPAAQPSLWSLILAWWKGLFAR; encoded by the coding sequence ATGATCCAACTCACCATCAACGGCGAAACCCGCGAGGTCACCGCCCCCGCCCGCACCCATCTGGCCGATGTGCTGCGCGAGCATTGCGGCCTGACCGGCACGCATCTCGGCTGCGAGCAGGGCGTCTGCGGCGCGTGCACCGTCATGGTGGATGGCGTCCCCACCCGCTCCTGCCTGCTCTATGCCCACGAGGCCGCGGGGATGGAGGTCACCACCATCGAAGGCCTGGACGAGGACCCGGTGGCCATGGCCCTGCGTGCCGCCTTCTCCAGGCACCACGCGCTGCAATGCGGCTATTGCACGCCGGGGATGATGGTGACGGCGCGCGACATCGTGACGCGCCTCGGCGCCGTGGACGAGGACCGCATCCGCGACGAGCTGGCCGGCAATCTCTGCCGCTGCACCGGCTATCGCGGCATCGTCCGGGCCATCGCCGAGGTCGCCGCGACGCGCCCAGCCGCGCCCCCCCTGCCGAAGCGCGAGGTGCCACTGACGCCCCCGCCCGCGCCACTCGCCACGCCGGCCCCCGTCGCCGGCATCGACCTGCCCAATCGCCTGACCCACGGCGAGACCCTGGCGCTGGCGCCCGACGCCGCCTGGGCCATCCTGTCCGACCCCGCCCGCATCGCCGCATGCGTCCCCGGCATGACGCTGCTGCGCCATGAAGGCGAGGCAGTGGAGGGCGAGTTCTCCGTCATCCTCGGCCCCTTCTCCGCCCGCTTCGCGGGCTTCGGCACCCTCACGCTGGATGCCGTCACCCGCACCGGCCGCCTGTGCGGTCAGGGGCGCGACGGCGCGAATGGCGCGGAGGGCGAGGTGGAGTGGCGCCTCACGCCCAATGGCGCCGGCACGACGCTGGATGTCGAGCTCGGCTGGCGCCTGACCGGGCCGCTGGCGCAATTCTCCCGCCCCGCCCTGCTGCGCGGGGTGGTGGCCGCCATGGCGGGCGATTTCGCGCGCAATGTGGAGCGCGCGGCGCGTGGCGAGGCGCCGGCCGCGCAACCCAGCCTCTGGTCCCTCATCCTCGCGTGGTGGAAGGGCCTCTTCGCCCGCTGA
- a CDS encoding FAD binding domain-containing protein, translating into MKPAAFDHASPGALPDALSLLAQPGAKPLSGGQSLSPMMNLRLVRPATLVDIKRLPGLRGVMATADHIRFGAATTHAEIEDGAVPDPTNGLMPHVAHGIAYRAVRNRGTLGGSLAHADPAADWPSVMAALGATILTSANRRIPAEGFVLAPFTTALTPGEIILAVEVPRLPPGARWGYCKINRKIGEFAKAIGIAIETPRRLLAGAVEGPPVLLASPDEIPARLPHLDAGAQRLAGIAVQRAIAMMEA; encoded by the coding sequence ATGAAACCAGCAGCCTTCGACCATGCGTCGCCCGGTGCGTTGCCCGACGCCCTGAGCCTGCTTGCCCAGCCCGGCGCCAAGCCGCTCTCCGGTGGGCAATCCCTGTCGCCGATGATGAATCTCCGCCTGGTGCGCCCCGCGACGCTGGTGGACATCAAGCGCCTGCCCGGTCTGCGCGGCGTGATGGCGACGGCCGATCACATCCGCTTCGGCGCCGCGACCACCCATGCCGAGATCGAGGACGGCGCCGTGCCGGACCCGACCAACGGCCTCATGCCGCATGTGGCGCATGGCATCGCCTATCGCGCCGTGCGCAACCGCGGCACGCTGGGCGGTAGCCTGGCCCATGCCGACCCTGCCGCCGATTGGCCGAGCGTGATGGCCGCTCTCGGCGCCACCATCCTGACCAGCGCCAACCGCCGCATCCCGGCCGAGGGCTTCGTCCTGGCTCCCTTCACCACGGCACTCACGCCCGGCGAGATCATCCTCGCCGTGGAAGTCCCCCGCCTGCCGCCAGGCGCGCGCTGGGGCTATTGCAAGATCAACCGCAAGATCGGCGAATTCGCCAAGGCCATCGGCATCGCCATCGAGACCCCGCGCCGCCTTCTCGCTGGCGCCGTCGAAGGCCCGCCCGTCCTGCTGGCCAGCCCGGACGAGATCCCCGCGCGCCTGCCGCATCTCGATGCCGGGGCCCAGCGCCTGGCCGGCATCGCCGTGCAGCGCGCCATCGCGATGATGGAAGCATGA
- a CDS encoding xanthine dehydrogenase family protein molybdopterin-binding subunit, giving the protein MKQGVGAAITRKEDDRFLRGRGKYVGDIQLPNMREVAFLRSPVAHGVVRGLRAPQGAMVFTMADLSGVLPIRAPSALPGFRRTDQWPLAQGRVRQVGEPIAMVVAASRAEAEDILDAIILDIEELPAATDMLAHRAGPPIHEGWPDNVVLQALVEDDISDVQAPIVIRRRLRTARQHMAPLEGRGVVARWDSRLAQLEMHTSSQMVHVTKTGLAECLGLPESAVRIISPDVGGGFGYKGILLQEEVAIGWLARKLGGTPLRWIEDRREGLSAQANCREHHYDITVHAGLDGTILALDCEAHVDSGAYSAYPFSACLEAAQIGSILPGPYVVPRFRCKTWSVATNKPPILPYRGVARTGVCYALETTLDAVARAAGISPVELRLRNLPGPEQMPYLNVTKKIFDSGDYPEALRRAAEAVDAEGFAERQKAAREEGRLIGQGFAVFCEQGAHGTSVYHGWGIPFVPGAEPCQARLTPDGGLELRVGVHSHGQGMETTLAQVAHEILGVPVERVQLIHGDTALTPYSTGTWGSRCAVMAGGAVAEACMELRNRLIPMGAHLLQDKDAIFADGAVRAGAASVTVAEIARTFHRAPQNLTEAMQAQGLECTVGHKTARDTGTFSYACHAVEAEVDAATGHVTLTRYVIVEDGGVLLNPLIADGQVLGGTAQGIGTALFEEMPYDTGGQPLASTLADYMLPGASDVPDIEILHMETPSPISRFGQKGIGESGAIGPPAAIVNAINNAIAHLGREVTDLPATPARVLAALA; this is encoded by the coding sequence ATGAAGCAGGGCGTTGGCGCGGCGATCACCCGCAAGGAGGATGATCGGTTCCTCCGCGGGCGCGGGAAATACGTGGGCGATATCCAGCTTCCCAACATGCGGGAGGTTGCGTTTCTGCGCAGCCCAGTGGCGCATGGGGTGGTCCGCGGCCTGCGCGCCCCGCAAGGGGCCATGGTCTTCACCATGGCGGACCTCAGCGGCGTCCTGCCCATCCGCGCACCCTCAGCCCTGCCCGGCTTCCGCCGCACCGACCAGTGGCCGCTGGCCCAGGGCCGCGTCCGCCAGGTGGGCGAGCCCATCGCGATGGTCGTCGCCGCCTCGCGCGCCGAAGCCGAGGACATCCTCGACGCCATCATCCTCGATATCGAGGAACTCCCCGCCGCCACCGACATGCTGGCCCACCGCGCCGGCCCGCCCATCCACGAGGGCTGGCCCGACAATGTCGTGCTCCAGGCCCTCGTCGAGGACGACATCAGCGATGTGCAGGCTCCCATCGTCATCCGCCGTCGCCTGCGCACCGCACGCCAGCACATGGCGCCGCTGGAGGGCCGCGGCGTCGTCGCCCGTTGGGATTCGCGCCTCGCGCAGCTCGAGATGCACACCTCGTCCCAGATGGTGCATGTGACCAAGACGGGCCTCGCCGAATGCCTGGGCCTGCCGGAATCCGCCGTGCGCATCATCAGCCCCGATGTCGGCGGCGGCTTCGGCTACAAGGGCATCCTGCTGCAGGAGGAGGTCGCCATCGGCTGGCTCGCCCGCAAGCTGGGCGGCACGCCGCTGCGCTGGATCGAGGACCGGCGGGAGGGCCTCTCCGCCCAGGCCAATTGCCGCGAGCACCATTACGACATCACCGTCCATGCTGGCCTGGACGGCACCATCCTGGCGCTGGATTGCGAGGCGCATGTGGATAGCGGCGCCTACTCGGCCTATCCGTTTTCCGCCTGCCTGGAGGCGGCGCAGATCGGCTCCATCCTGCCCGGCCCCTATGTCGTGCCGCGCTTCCGCTGCAAGACCTGGAGTGTCGCCACCAACAAGCCGCCCATCCTGCCCTATCGCGGCGTGGCGCGGACCGGCGTCTGCTACGCGCTGGAAACCACCCTCGACGCCGTGGCCCGCGCCGCCGGCATCAGCCCCGTGGAACTCCGCCTGCGCAATCTGCCAGGACCCGAGCAGATGCCCTACCTCAACGTCACCAAGAAGATCTTCGACAGTGGCGACTACCCCGAGGCGCTGCGCCGCGCGGCCGAGGCGGTGGACGCCGAAGGCTTCGCCGAACGCCAGAAGGCCGCGCGCGAAGAGGGCCGCCTGATCGGCCAGGGCTTTGCCGTCTTCTGCGAGCAGGGCGCGCATGGCACCTCCGTCTATCATGGCTGGGGCATCCCCTTCGTGCCCGGCGCCGAACCCTGCCAGGCACGCCTGACGCCCGATGGCGGGCTGGAACTCCGCGTCGGCGTCCACAGCCATGGCCAGGGCATGGAGACGACGCTGGCCCAGGTGGCGCATGAGATCCTTGGCGTGCCGGTGGAGCGCGTACAGCTCATCCATGGCGACACGGCGCTGACGCCCTATTCCACCGGCACCTGGGGCAGCCGCTGCGCCGTGATGGCCGGCGGCGCCGTGGCCGAGGCCTGCATGGAACTCCGCAACCGCCTCATCCCCATGGGCGCGCATCTGCTGCAGGACAAGGACGCCATCTTCGCCGATGGCGCGGTGCGCGCTGGGGCCGCCAGCGTGACCGTCGCCGAGATCGCCCGCACCTTCCACCGCGCGCCGCAGAACCTCACCGAGGCGATGCAGGCCCAGGGCCTGGAATGCACCGTGGGCCACAAGACGGCGCGCGACACCGGCACATTCAGCTACGCCTGCCACGCGGTGGAGGCGGAGGTGGATGCGGCCACCGGCCATGTGACCCTGACGCGCTATGTCATCGTGGAAGATGGCGGCGTGCTGCTGAACCCGCTGATCGCGGACGGCCAAGTGCTGGGCGGCACGGCACAGGGCATCGGCACGGCGCTCTTCGAGGAAATGCCCTATGACACGGGCGGCCAGCCGCTGGCCTCCACCCTCGCCGACTACATGCTGCCCGGCGCCTCGGACGTGCCGGACATCGAGATCCTGCACATGGAGACGCCCTCGCCCATCAGCCGCTTCGGCCAGAAGGGCATCGGCGAAAGCGGCGCGATCGGACCACCCGCCGCCATCGTGAACGCGATCAACAACGCCATCGCGCATCTGGGGCGCGAAGTGACGGATCTGCCGGCGACGCCGGCGCGTGTCCTGGCAGCCCTCGCATGA